One Roseburia rectibacter DNA window includes the following coding sequences:
- a CDS encoding S1C family serine protease, producing the protein MQEKEKGGFSFINEQIKEKPLNKKRLIKKALFTVVLAVIFGTVAALVFSLLQPEFSNWFYPEEKPVVTIPKDDVTETEESGQDDTQESTEQKDTENNGQQGENKEPENGQQETEEAGNSQQEQTDEPETEHNTGDVPNNEMQELELADFQKLQNKLYAVGKEANKFIVTVTGVKSDTDWFNNPYESKGQASGIIVAENGRELLVLTERKAIADAQEIYVTFINDAVVKAEMKKYDGNTGIAVLSVKASELTESTKNAIAVAVLGNSLTVTQGTIAIAIGSPLGTNYSILTGNITSTTNSISTIDHNYSVFTTDIVGSSNGSGALVNVDGEIIGIVMQGYSSAGDENTLTAISISELKALIEMLSNGQDIPYFGLEVTTVTAAIEREYEIPKGAYIKDVCMDSPAMAAGLQNGDVITEIDGDEILTAENYEKKLLSLKPEDTVEVKIERQGPEGYTEITCTVEVSVLP; encoded by the coding sequence ATGCAGGAGAAAGAGAAGGGTGGCTTTTCTTTTATTAATGAGCAGATCAAGGAGAAGCCGTTGAATAAAAAACGTCTTATAAAAAAAGCATTGTTTACCGTAGTGCTTGCCGTTATTTTTGGTACGGTGGCAGCACTGGTGTTTAGTTTATTGCAGCCGGAGTTTTCAAACTGGTTTTACCCGGAGGAGAAGCCTGTCGTTACGATTCCGAAGGATGATGTGACAGAAACGGAAGAAAGCGGACAGGACGATACGCAGGAATCGACAGAGCAAAAGGACACAGAGAATAACGGACAGCAGGGAGAAAATAAAGAGCCGGAAAACGGGCAGCAGGAGACAGAAGAAGCGGGAAACAGTCAGCAGGAGCAGACGGATGAACCGGAAACGGAACATAACACTGGGGATGTTCCAAACAATGAAATGCAGGAACTTGAACTTGCCGATTTTCAGAAACTTCAGAATAAATTGTATGCGGTTGGAAAAGAAGCAAACAAGTTTATCGTGACGGTAACCGGTGTGAAGAGCGATACCGACTGGTTTAATAACCCATATGAGAGTAAGGGGCAGGCTTCCGGTATCATTGTAGCGGAAAATGGCAGGGAACTGCTGGTTTTAACAGAACGCAAGGCGATTGCAGATGCACAGGAAATCTATGTCACATTTATTAATGATGCTGTCGTGAAAGCTGAAATGAAAAAATACGATGGCAATACAGGGATAGCTGTGTTAAGCGTAAAGGCGTCAGAACTTACCGAAAGTACAAAGAATGCGATCGCAGTTGCAGTTCTTGGAAATTCACTGACTGTTACGCAGGGAACGATCGCGATCGCGATCGGAAGTCCGCTTGGAACCAATTATTCAATCCTGACTGGAAATATTACATCCACCACGAACAGTATTTCTACGATAGATCATAATTACAGTGTGTTTACGACAGATATTGTAGGAAGCAGCAACGGAAGCGGAGCACTTGTCAATGTAGATGGCGAGATCATTGGAATCGTGATGCAGGGATACAGCAGTGCGGGGGATGAAAATACGCTGACAGCGATCTCTATTTCCGAGTTAAAAGCATTGATTGAGATGCTGTCAAACGGACAGGATATCCCTTACTTTGGGCTTGAAGTGACAACGGTTACAGCAGCAATCGAACGTGAATATGAAATACCAAAAGGCGCTTATATCAAAGATGTCTGCATGGATTCACCGGCAATGGCGGCGGGACTTCAGAATGGGGATGTCATTACGGAGATTGACGGGGATGAGATTCTTACGGCAGAAAATTATGAGAAAAAACTGCTTTCGTTAAAGCCGGAAGATACGGTGGAAGTGAAGATTGAGCGGCAGGGACCGGAAGGTTATACGGAAATCACCTGCACGGTAGAAGTCAGTGTACTGCCATAG
- a CDS encoding SEL1-like repeat protein, with translation MDEATESKRKSILDKLLKVITTVIIPILDIVLGGYLIERVNIVSGNQIQQYSQINEKITQYETDITQRIDKIESTIINGDTNTVANTITNNNAAIVNESMSEESLLLAAQNAYGAQNYQQLAEIYSIQKIYNNKLVQNNMGYMYANGLYYPVNIEQADFYYDKAIANGDIKAYENKLALHFRTKQDDRVELIKQGYEINDEKMLRFFVSHFEGYENCDLDVAKNLVMSFIVDVTDDGKEELLDEFYKWEYEQTIYVSNSPDNSDIVRFIKVDECNYGEETVYTYKEYCNECVGIEMLEEDFEMIQ, from the coding sequence ATGGATGAAGCTACAGAAAGCAAGCGGAAAAGTATTTTAGATAAACTTCTAAAAGTGATTACGACAGTGATTATTCCAATTCTGGATATAGTTTTAGGCGGTTATTTAATAGAGCGGGTAAACATTGTTTCTGGTAATCAGATACAGCAATATAGTCAAATAAATGAAAAAATAACACAATACGAGACGGATATCACACAAAGAATAGATAAGATCGAATCTACCATAATTAATGGAGATACCAATACAGTTGCTAATACGATTACAAATAATAATGCAGCTATTGTAAATGAATCTATGAGCGAGGAGTCGTTGTTGTTAGCTGCACAAAATGCATATGGTGCACAAAATTATCAACAGTTGGCAGAAATTTATAGCATACAAAAAATTTATAATAATAAATTAGTGCAGAATAATATGGGATATATGTATGCAAATGGACTTTATTATCCAGTAAATATAGAACAGGCAGATTTTTATTATGACAAAGCAATTGCGAATGGAGATATAAAAGCATATGAAAATAAATTGGCGCTTCATTTTCGTACAAAACAAGATGATCGAGTTGAGTTGATAAAGCAGGGATATGAAATAAATGATGAAAAAATGTTGCGATTTTTTGTAAGTCATTTTGAAGGATATGAAAATTGTGATTTAGATGTAGCAAAAAATTTGGTTATGTCTTTTATTGTGGATGTAACTGACGATGGTAAAGAGGAATTATTAGATGAATTTTATAAGTGGGAATATGAGCAAACAATTTATGTTTCAAACAGTCCAGATAATAGTGATATTGTGCGATTTATAAAAGTTGATGAGTGTAATTATGGAGAAGAAACTGTCTATACATATAAAGAATATTGTAATGAATGTGTTGGAATAGAGATGTTAGAAGAAGATTTTGAAATGATACAATGA
- a CDS encoding class I adenylate-forming enzyme family protein: MNIQEKIGYPSIDKPWLKYYTQSDIQNKEPACTLYQNIYSNNSKYLKDTAISYYGNKITYAQLFNNVDACAKSLVKYGIKEGDCVTLCTAAVPEAIYLMIACSKIGAIANFINPLFTTEQMVQRINDTKSKILFVMDEMLSYIVDAVPRIGINKTVVMPVTESMPELAKLVVCAGQKNWNKKRTDHKGFYSWKSFIKYGNDYNGETERSYEKNRGCIMVYSSGTTGASKGILLTNDGINATIAHYDNEDFNYERGDTFYAVIPIWFSTGNVLDILMPLRMGMTVIPELQFEKERVIDGIRKYKPTMTLNPTSIWMALARSKKWKKINLKKMKYPITGGEAVTPQEEKIITDFLRKSGCNAPLIKGYGMCELGSTVTSTSPEHNKVRSSGYPIKGVTVAAFDTETNQELSYGQRGEIRVNSPARMKEYYKNPVETKKYFYEDQNHCIWGCTGDIGYVDEDGYLFVEGRASDSFYSEDGKRIYLFDIEHIVLEDEAVSQCKAVAVQINGKFKPILHVVLKKNGVTDTRTVIPRIHKKLSEQLSENAIPVAYKLRQALPVHPNGKRNVEALKAEDSGFVDSRGNAWKVR, encoded by the coding sequence ATGAATATACAGGAGAAAATTGGCTATCCATCCATAGACAAGCCATGGCTAAAATATTACACGCAGTCAGATATACAAAACAAGGAACCAGCGTGTACGTTGTATCAGAATATTTATAGCAATAATTCAAAATATCTGAAAGATACAGCTATTTCGTATTATGGAAATAAAATTACATATGCGCAGTTGTTTAATAATGTGGATGCATGTGCAAAATCACTTGTGAAATATGGAATAAAGGAAGGGGACTGTGTCACTCTTTGTACTGCAGCCGTACCGGAAGCTATATATCTGATGATTGCCTGCAGTAAGATAGGAGCAATCGCAAATTTTATTAATCCGTTATTTACTACAGAGCAGATGGTACAGCGGATCAATGACACAAAGTCGAAAATTTTGTTTGTTATGGATGAAATGCTTTCTTATATTGTGGATGCTGTACCTCGTATCGGCATAAATAAAACAGTTGTTATGCCTGTTACGGAATCTATGCCAGAGCTGGCAAAATTAGTTGTATGTGCAGGGCAAAAAAACTGGAATAAAAAAAGAACAGATCATAAAGGATTTTATTCCTGGAAATCGTTTATAAAATATGGGAATGACTATAATGGAGAGACTGAGAGATCTTATGAAAAAAATCGTGGATGTATTATGGTGTATTCATCCGGAACTACAGGCGCTTCAAAAGGGATTTTGTTAACAAATGATGGAATCAATGCAACAATAGCTCATTATGATAACGAAGATTTCAATTATGAAAGAGGCGATACGTTTTATGCAGTTATTCCAATCTGGTTTTCTACGGGAAATGTGCTTGATATTTTAATGCCGCTTCGCATGGGAATGACAGTAATACCAGAACTGCAATTTGAAAAAGAAAGGGTGATTGATGGCATAAGAAAATATAAACCGACAATGACTCTGAATCCGACAAGTATATGGATGGCACTTGCACGATCAAAAAAATGGAAAAAGATAAACCTGAAAAAGATGAAATATCCGATTACCGGAGGCGAAGCGGTAACGCCGCAGGAAGAAAAAATAATCACTGATTTTCTAAGAAAGAGTGGGTGTAATGCACCATTGATCAAAGGATATGGAATGTGTGAGCTTGGAAGTACAGTTACGTCCACTTCACCTGAACATAATAAGGTACGATCATCTGGGTATCCGATAAAGGGTGTGACAGTTGCTGCGTTTGATACTGAGACAAATCAGGAACTATCATATGGTCAAAGAGGAGAAATCAGAGTCAATTCTCCTGCAAGAATGAAGGAATATTATAAAAATCCGGTAGAAACAAAAAAGTACTTTTACGAAGATCAGAACCATTGTATATGGGGATGTACCGGAGATATTGGGTATGTGGACGAGGATGGTTACCTTTTTGTGGAAGGGCGGGCAAGTGACAGTTTTTATAGTGAGGATGGAAAACGCATTTATCTGTTTGATATAGAGCATATTGTTTTAGAGGATGAGGCGGTCTCCCAGTGCAAAGCAGTTGCAGTACAGATCAATGGAAAATTTAAACCAATACTTCATGTTGTACTGAAAAAAAATGGAGTTACAGATACCAGAACTGTAATTCCACGGATTCATAAAAAGTTATCAGAACAGCTTTCAGAGAATGCAATTCCGGTGGCATATAAACTGCGTCAGGCACTGCCGGTTCATCCAAATGGAAAAAGAAACGTGGAGGCGTTGAAAGCAGAAGATAGCGGATTTGTTGATTCGAGGGGAAATGCCTGGAAAGTCAGATAA
- a CDS encoding response regulator transcription factor: protein MAAKQKILIVDDDNNIAELISLYLTKECFDTKIVNDGEEALKAFEQYNPNLILLDLMLPGIDGYQVCREVRAKANVPIIMLSAKGEIFDKVLGLELGADDYIMKPFDSKELVARVKAVLRRYQPVKIEEPAPELKCVKYPDLIVNLSNYSVIYKDNPIDMPPKELELLYFLASSPNQVFTREQLLDHIWGYEYIGDTRTVDVHVKRLREKIKDNDSWSLSTVWGIGYKFEVKNI, encoded by the coding sequence ATGGCAGCAAAACAAAAAATACTGATCGTCGATGATGATAATAATATTGCAGAACTGATCTCTCTTTATCTTACGAAAGAGTGTTTTGATACAAAAATTGTAAATGACGGTGAAGAAGCCTTAAAAGCATTCGAACAGTACAATCCGAACCTGATCCTTCTTGATCTGATGCTTCCGGGCATCGACGGCTATCAGGTATGCCGCGAAGTCCGTGCAAAAGCAAACGTGCCGATCATCATGCTCTCCGCAAAGGGTGAGATTTTTGATAAAGTACTCGGTCTTGAACTTGGAGCAGATGATTATATCATGAAGCCGTTCGATTCCAAAGAACTTGTTGCCCGCGTCAAAGCCGTTTTGCGCCGTTACCAGCCGGTCAAAATTGAAGAACCTGCTCCTGAATTAAAATGCGTAAAATACCCGGATCTGATCGTCAACTTATCCAACTACTCTGTTATTTATAAGGACAATCCGATCGACATGCCGCCAAAGGAATTAGAGCTTTTATATTTCCTTGCATCCTCGCCAAATCAGGTATTTACCAGAGAACAGCTTCTCGACCATATCTGGGGCTATGAATACATCGGCGACACCCGCACCGTGGATGTCCATGTAAAACGCCTCCGTGAGAAAATAAAGGACAATGACAGCTGGAGTCTCTCGACTGTCTGGGGAATCGGTTATAAGTTCGAGGTTAAAAATATATGA
- a CDS encoding sensor histidine kinase, whose protein sequence is MKRTLYPKLLGGYLIYGLICFIIISTFGYHITFNFLERRDASTLYRESALISSNYAENYFKRSTTLEEMKTQLSTLSTYLSSEIWIIDKQGQILLNTASATSPVENAEPEVIPDFDVTDFGNKYYRTGNFYGHFDSETLSVFSPITVNYKVRGYVIIHKPVSSIVNLSNLLTNLSYQTFALLFLAAFVVLALFTWIVYIPIRKIAKGANEYAAGNFEAKIDVHSNDEIGYLAASLNYMANELNTLEEDQRKFVSNVSHDFRSPLTSIKGYVEAMLDGTIPVEMQDKYLNIILFETERLNKLTKSLLELNKFGSHGVMLDITSFDINHTIRMTVQTFEGTCMEKHIRFNLILSGETLFVSADFSKIQQVLYNLIDNALKFSHANSSITIETTEKNEKVFVSVKDTGIGIPKDSIKKIWERFYKTDLSRGKDKKGTGLGLSIVKEIIQAHGENINCISTEGVGTEFIFTLPLAKEQEEHA, encoded by the coding sequence ATGAAACGGACACTCTACCCCAAACTGCTCGGCGGCTATCTGATCTACGGACTGATCTGCTTTATTATTATTTCAACCTTTGGTTACCACATTACTTTTAACTTCTTAGAGCGCCGGGATGCCTCGACGCTCTATCGGGAGTCTGCGCTGATTTCCTCTAACTATGCGGAAAACTATTTTAAGCGTTCCACAACCTTAGAGGAAATGAAAACACAGCTCTCCACCCTAAGCACTTACCTTTCCAGCGAAATCTGGATCATCGATAAGCAGGGACAGATCCTTTTAAACACAGCTTCTGCTACTTCTCCAGTGGAAAATGCAGAGCCGGAAGTAATTCCTGATTTTGACGTGACTGATTTTGGAAATAAATATTACCGCACCGGAAACTTTTACGGTCATTTTGACTCAGAAACATTAAGTGTGTTTTCACCGATCACTGTAAATTACAAAGTACGCGGCTATGTGATCATACATAAACCGGTCAGCTCCATCGTCAATTTATCCAACCTGCTGACCAATCTTTCCTATCAGACGTTTGCACTTTTATTTCTGGCAGCATTTGTTGTTTTAGCACTCTTTACCTGGATCGTCTATATCCCGATCCGCAAAATTGCCAAAGGCGCCAATGAATATGCCGCCGGAAATTTTGAGGCAAAGATCGATGTCCACTCCAATGATGAGATCGGTTATCTTGCTGCCTCGCTCAACTATATGGCAAATGAATTAAACACGCTTGAGGAGGATCAGCGAAAATTTGTCTCCAATGTCTCACATGACTTCCGCTCTCCGCTGACCTCGATCAAAGGCTACGTAGAAGCAATGCTTGACGGAACAATCCCGGTTGAAATGCAGGATAAATATTTAAACATCATCCTTTTTGAGACAGAACGTTTGAACAAACTGACAAAAAGCCTTCTGGAATTAAACAAATTCGGCTCACACGGTGTTATGTTAGACATCACCAGTTTTGATATCAATCACACAATCCGCATGACCGTACAGACCTTTGAGGGAACCTGTATGGAAAAACATATCCGTTTTAACCTGATCTTAAGCGGTGAGACACTGTTTGTCTCTGCTGATTTCAGCAAAATTCAGCAGGTGCTTTATAACCTGATCGACAATGCACTCAAATTCAGCCATGCAAATTCATCGATCACGATCGAGACGACCGAAAAAAATGAAAAGGTCTTTGTATCAGTCAAAGACACCGGAATTGGTATTCCAAAAGACAGTATCAAGAAAATCTGGGAGCGTTTCTATAAAACCGATCTTTCCCGTGGGAAAGACAAGAAAGGAACCGGTCTTGGTCTTTCCATTGTCAAAGAAATCATCCAGGCTCACGGAGAAAACATCAACTGTATCAGTACCGAGGGTGTTGGTACGGAATTTATCTTTACACTGCCGTTAGCGAAAGAACAGGAGGAGCATGCCTGA
- a CDS encoding AMP-binding protein, translating into MDEKQMGNTGYPSIDKPWMKYYGANINYDMEYCDVKLVDFMRNSAKKHLKETAIIYFGNKISYEKLLSNITRVASAFAALGVKNNDSVALMLPNLPETIYAEYALNDLGACFVPIDPRTGAERIK; encoded by the coding sequence ATGGATGAGAAACAAATGGGAAACACGGGCTATCCATCCATAGACAAGCCGTGGATGAAATATTATGGTGCAAACATTAATTATGATATGGAATACTGTGACGTAAAATTAGTTGATTTTATGAGAAACAGTGCCAAAAAACATTTAAAGGAAACTGCTATCATTTATTTTGGAAATAAAATATCTTATGAAAAATTATTGTCTAATATTACTCGGGTAGCATCGGCATTTGCAGCATTAGGAGTAAAAAATAATGATAGTGTTGCGTTGATGCTTCCAAATTTACCGGAAACAATATATGCGGAGTATGCCTTAAATGATTTGGGAGCATGCTTTGTTCCGATTGATCCGAGAACTGGAGCAGAGAGAATAAAGTAG
- a CDS encoding class I adenylate-forming enzyme family protein → MNTQKKTGYPSIDKPWMKYYSEEALYGEIPKCTMYEYIFDHNKSHLDGIALRYFTKKITYQKLFENIRKTADAFWAQGIRKGDAVTIMSLNTPETIYCIYALNYIGAVANMVYMTLSEEEIVETVRNTDSKMFIFLDVAAEKVRNVVEDIEKIRVLAISPTDSLGFPVQKFSALKSKINTKGFWKWKDFLKAGEHQKAQQTSYHENELSVIVYTSGTTGTPKGVMLSNDSLNAVAWQYEKSGMKFTRGETFLTFMPPFLSIGLSLNVHLPLSLGTTSIMIVDPEKFIEEYKKYKPNHCVSGPVIIRKLVQRLSGNMSYCITMAGGGESLSLEEENYLNETLRNHHSDAKYLTGYGMTEFAATVTTSMNHVYKAGTLGIPLCKVNIKVINPDNGEMLKYNETGELCFCTPSHMLGYLDNEEETKKICDRDEENRLWVHTGDLGFVDEDGFVHFVGRIKRIYITQDADGIVYKLFPQRIEETITEYPEVDMCAVVVELDAQNIATAIACVKRTAESKNNNNFLTGLQQYCKEKLPVHLVPKQIIEMDEIPLTQSGKIDYKTLEKMTR, encoded by the coding sequence ATGAATACACAAAAGAAAACCGGCTATCCATCCATAGACAAGCCGTGGATGAAATACTACAGCGAGGAAGCTCTTTATGGTGAAATCCCGAAATGTACGATGTATGAGTATATATTTGATCACAACAAGTCACATTTAGATGGCATAGCCCTGCGGTATTTTACTAAAAAAATTACATACCAAAAACTTTTTGAAAATATCCGTAAAACAGCAGATGCGTTCTGGGCACAGGGAATCCGAAAAGGGGATGCTGTTACGATTATGTCACTGAATACACCGGAAACAATTTACTGCATATATGCGCTGAATTATATAGGTGCGGTTGCGAACATGGTTTATATGACGCTTTCGGAAGAGGAGATTGTAGAGACGGTAAGAAATACAGATTCTAAAATGTTTATTTTTCTGGATGTGGCAGCAGAAAAAGTCAGAAATGTTGTAGAGGATATAGAAAAAATAAGGGTGCTCGCAATTTCACCGACAGATTCTTTGGGCTTTCCGGTACAAAAATTTTCTGCTTTAAAAAGCAAAATTAATACAAAAGGATTTTGGAAGTGGAAGGATTTTCTGAAAGCCGGAGAACATCAGAAAGCACAGCAGACATCTTACCATGAGAACGAATTGTCAGTGATTGTGTATACAAGTGGAACAACCGGAACACCCAAGGGCGTAATGTTAAGTAATGACAGCCTTAATGCGGTAGCATGGCAATATGAAAAATCAGGAATGAAATTTACAAGAGGGGAAACGTTTCTTACGTTTATGCCGCCTTTTTTGTCAATTGGGTTGAGCTTAAATGTGCATCTTCCGTTGAGTCTTGGAACGACTTCTATTATGATCGTTGATCCTGAAAAATTTATAGAAGAGTATAAGAAATACAAGCCAAATCACTGTGTATCTGGACCTGTCATTATCAGAAAATTGGTTCAACGTTTAAGCGGGAATATGAGTTATTGCATCACGATGGCGGGAGGGGGAGAATCATTAAGTTTGGAAGAAGAAAATTATCTTAATGAAACGTTGCGAAATCACCATTCAGATGCAAAATATTTAACGGGATATGGAATGACCGAATTTGCAGCTACAGTAACAACGTCTATGAATCATGTGTATAAAGCAGGCACACTTGGAATTCCGCTTTGTAAGGTAAATATCAAAGTAATCAATCCAGATAATGGAGAAATGCTGAAATATAACGAAACTGGTGAATTATGTTTTTGCACACCAAGTCATATGCTGGGATATCTGGATAATGAGGAAGAAACAAAGAAGATTTGTGACAGGGATGAAGAGAATAGATTATGGGTTCATACAGGTGATTTAGGATTTGTGGATGAAGATGGATTTGTACATTTTGTGGGAAGAATCAAAAGAATATATATCACACAGGATGCAGATGGAATAGTTTATAAACTGTTCCCACAACGTATAGAAGAAACCATCACTGAATACCCAGAGGTAGATATGTGTGCAGTGGTTGTGGAGCTTGATGCACAAAATATAGCGACTGCTATTGCCTGTGTAAAGCGAACAGCAGAAAGTAAAAATAATAATAACTTTTTGACAGGTTTGCAGCAGTATTGCAAAGAAAAATTACCGGTACACCTTGTACCGAAACAAATTATTGAAATGGATGAAATACCGCTGACACAGAGTGGGAAGATTGATTATAAAACGTTGGAGAAGATGACAAGGTGA
- a CDS encoding endonuclease MutS2 codes for MNEKVLKTLEYNKIIARLAEHASSEDAKKRCLSLTPGTDINEINLLQLQTKDALNRLFKGGRISFSGVHDIRDSLKRLEIGAALSITELLRVCSLLEAAKRAKAFSRASIGHTGPDRPVSADETDELPVDSLTGFFDQIEPLTPLCDEIRRCILSEDEIADDASSTLRSIRKSMRGMNDKIRAQMNSMINNTTTRSYLQDAVITMRDGRYCLPVKAEAKSQVPGMVHDQSSSGSTLFIEPLAVVNLNNEYKALLMKEKEEIEVILANLSNLTAGYSMQLHTDYNVLTELDFIFAKAAFAQTYNGVAPTFNTDGRINIKKGRHPLLDAKKVVPIDVRLGEDFTLLIITGPNTGGKTVSLKTVGLLTLMGQAGLHIPASERSELGIFEEVFADIGDEQSIEQSLSTFSSHMTNITRILSQVNDRSLVLFDELCAGTDPTEGAALAISILSKLKLYGARVMATTHYSELKVFALQTSGVENACCEFDVESLSPTYRLLIGIPGKSNAFAISTKLGLGEDIIEDAKGRISENDMNFEDLLADLEKSRITIEKEQLEINQYKEEIQKLKEQLEQKQERLDASRDKILREANEQAYNIIKEAKDLADETIRNFNKYGIAHAPVSEMEKERTKLRDKMNNAQKKMSDQKKNAAPNHKVPKKLRIGDRVKVISMNLNGTVHSLPNAKGDLYVQMGILRSLVNINDLILLEEETSPTSKKYGRTSAGKIKMSKSASVSTEINLIGKTTDEAIALLDKYLDDAYLAHIPSVRIVHGKGTGALRNAVQAHLKRLKYVKSFHLGEYGEGDAGVTIAEFKD; via the coding sequence ATGAATGAAAAAGTTTTAAAAACATTAGAATATAATAAAATCATTGCCCGCTTAGCGGAGCACGCCTCAAGTGAGGATGCAAAGAAACGTTGTCTCTCCCTCACACCGGGCACAGACATCAATGAGATCAATCTTTTACAGTTACAGACCAAAGATGCGCTAAACCGTCTCTTTAAAGGCGGCCGCATCTCTTTTTCCGGTGTCCATGATATCCGTGACTCCCTGAAACGTTTAGAGATCGGTGCAGCCTTAAGCATCACGGAGCTTTTGCGCGTCTGCTCTCTCCTTGAGGCAGCCAAACGTGCAAAAGCATTTTCCCGCGCCAGCATCGGACATACCGGACCGGACCGCCCTGTTTCAGCAGATGAGACAGACGAACTTCCGGTTGATTCCCTGACCGGATTTTTTGACCAGATCGAACCACTCACACCATTATGTGACGAGATCCGCCGCTGCATCTTATCGGAGGACGAAATCGCAGACGATGCCAGCAGCACACTCCGTTCCATCCGTAAATCCATGCGTGGCATGAACGATAAGATCCGTGCACAGATGAACTCGATGATCAACAATACAACTACACGCAGTTATTTGCAGGATGCCGTCATTACGATGCGTGACGGCCGCTATTGTCTGCCGGTCAAAGCCGAAGCAAAATCACAGGTTCCGGGTATGGTGCACGACCAGTCATCTTCCGGTTCCACACTCTTTATCGAACCGCTCGCTGTTGTAAACTTAAACAACGAATATAAAGCTCTTCTTATGAAAGAAAAAGAAGAAATCGAAGTCATTCTCGCCAACTTAAGCAACTTAACGGCAGGATACTCCATGCAGCTTCATACTGACTACAATGTGCTCACCGAACTTGATTTTATTTTTGCAAAAGCAGCTTTCGCCCAGACTTACAACGGTGTTGCTCCGACTTTCAATACCGACGGACGTATCAACATCAAAAAAGGGCGTCACCCGCTGCTCGACGCCAAAAAAGTTGTACCGATCGATGTACGTCTCGGAGAAGATTTTACGCTTCTGATCATTACTGGTCCAAACACCGGTGGTAAAACTGTCTCCTTAAAAACAGTCGGTCTTCTGACATTGATGGGGCAGGCAGGACTTCATATTCCGGCTTCCGAGCGTTCGGAACTCGGAATCTTTGAGGAAGTGTTTGCTGATATCGGAGATGAGCAGAGTATTGAACAGTCTTTAAGTACTTTCTCCTCCCATATGACAAATATCACACGCATTTTAAGTCAGGTAAATGACCGTTCCCTCGTGCTTTTCGATGAGCTTTGTGCCGGAACCGATCCAACGGAAGGTGCAGCACTTGCAATTTCTATTTTGTCAAAATTAAAACTATACGGTGCACGTGTCATGGCAACCACACACTACAGTGAATTAAAAGTATTTGCCCTTCAGACATCCGGCGTGGAAAATGCATGCTGTGAATTTGACGTTGAATCATTAAGTCCGACTTACCGTCTGCTGATCGGTATTCCCGGAAAAAGTAATGCATTTGCAATTTCCACCAAACTTGGTCTGGGTGAGGATATCATCGAGGATGCCAAAGGACGGATCAGCGAAAATGATATGAATTTCGAGGATCTTTTAGCAGATCTTGAAAAGAGCCGCATCACGATTGAAAAAGAACAGCTTGAGATCAACCAGTATAAAGAAGAAATCCAGAAATTAAAAGAACAGCTTGAACAGAAACAGGAACGTTTAGACGCAAGCCGTGACAAGATCCTGCGCGAGGCAAACGAGCAGGCTTACAATATCATCAAAGAGGCCAAAGACCTTGCCGATGAAACGATCCGTAATTTCAATAAATACGGCATCGCACATGCCCCGGTCAGCGAAATGGAAAAAGAGCGCACTAAACTGCGCGATAAGATGAACAACGCACAGAAAAAAATGTCTGACCAGAAAAAGAATGCTGCTCCAAACCATAAAGTTCCCAAAAAACTCCGCATTGGTGACCGCGTGAAAGTCATCAGCATGAATCTAAACGGAACCGTTCACTCCCTGCCAAACGCAAAGGGTGACCTTTATGTACAGATGGGTATTTTACGTTCTCTTGTCAACATTAACGACCTCATCCTGTTAGAGGAAGAAACTTCCCCGACCAGCAAAAAATACGGTCGTACCAGTGCCGGCAAGATCAAAATGAGCAAGTCTGCATCCGTCTCCACAGAGATCAACCTGATTGGCAAGACCACAGACGAAGCGATCGCCCTTTTAGATAAATACCTGGATGATGCCTACCTTGCACACATTCCGTCCGTGCGTATCGTCCACGGAAAAGGAACCGGTGCACTTCGCAACGCCGTACAGGCACATTTAAAACGTTTAAAATATGTGAAATCATTCCACCTCGGAGAGTATGGCGAAGGTGATGCCGGCGTAACAATTGCCGAATTCAAAGACTGA